In Paracoccus aminophilus JCM 7686, a single window of DNA contains:
- a CDS encoding NAD-dependent epimerase/dehydratase family protein has protein sequence MKIVITGASGLVGRWIVKAAEAAGHQVTALARPDWHLGDRPDLRGHDALIHAAFQHEPGRYRGGEGDDPSAFLRANLDGSITLFEAAREAGLARVLFLSTRAVHDGHPEGSPLPDDLAPHPTSLYGEVKSRAEAALAAMARPDFRTASLRPTGVFGPGQPQKWAGLIGDFLNLRPTPSRVATEVHGADLAEAALLVLGDPAMGGSYNVSDLVLDHHDLLAGVAALTGSPARPPMRADPTPLRIAHCDRLHALGWEPQGLLRLHEDLPQIIAESRPA, from the coding sequence ATGAAGATTGTGATCACAGGGGCGAGCGGGCTCGTCGGGCGTTGGATCGTCAAGGCTGCGGAAGCGGCGGGCCATCAGGTCACGGCGCTGGCCCGTCCCGATTGGCATTTGGGCGACAGGCCCGATCTGCGCGGCCATGATGCGCTGATCCATGCCGCGTTCCAGCACGAGCCCGGGCGTTATCGCGGCGGCGAGGGCGATGATCCGAGCGCTTTCCTCCGCGCCAATCTCGACGGCTCGATCACGCTCTTCGAGGCCGCGCGCGAGGCCGGGCTTGCGCGGGTGCTGTTCCTCTCGACCCGCGCGGTCCATGACGGCCACCCCGAGGGCAGCCCCCTGCCCGATGATCTGGCCCCGCACCCGACCAGCCTTTACGGCGAGGTCAAATCCCGCGCCGAGGCCGCTTTGGCCGCGATGGCGCGCCCTGATTTCCGCACCGCTTCGCTGCGCCCGACCGGGGTTTTCGGCCCCGGCCAGCCGCAGAAATGGGCCGGGCTGATCGGAGATTTCCTGAACCTGCGCCCCACCCCATCGCGCGTCGCGACCGAGGTGCATGGCGCGGATCTGGCGGAAGCGGCGCTGCTGGTCTTGGGCGATCCCGCGATGGGCGGCAGCTATAACGTCAGCGATCTTGTGCTCGATCATCACGATTTGCTGGCGGGCGTTGCGGCGCTGACCGGCAGCCCGGCCCGCCCGCCGATGCGCGCCGATCCGACGCCGCTTCGCATCGCCCACTGCGACCGGCTGCATGCACTTGGCTGGGAGCCGCAGGGTCTTTTGCGGCTGCATGAGGATCTGCCGCAGATCATCGCCGAAAGCCGTCCGGC
- a CDS encoding glycosyltransferase → MSGLSFDGKARSDRAFVTLATNADYALGAMALLRSLKRSGTSADLVVMFTDLDAAAQSALAGLGARLVQVELLPTSDEFNESHAKRALHGAAPFTKGEKPPFHTPLDNFAKLRLWQLDYARVVFIDADALVLQNIDRLFDYPEFSAAPNVYESLADFHRLNSGVFTARPSDATFQAMLTRLDQPGQFWRRTDQSFLESYFPNWHGLPVFDNMLQYVWLNLPSLWKWTDIRVLHFQYEKPWQDHAKADQLRVLIDLWAAHASDGPVPDLADLPPPPGLA, encoded by the coding sequence GTGAGCGGGCTTTCCTTTGACGGCAAGGCGCGGTCCGACCGCGCCTTTGTCACTTTGGCGACCAATGCCGATTACGCGCTTGGCGCGATGGCGCTGCTGCGTTCGCTTAAGCGGAGCGGGACCAGCGCCGATCTGGTGGTGATGTTCACCGATCTGGATGCGGCGGCGCAGAGTGCTTTGGCGGGGCTCGGCGCGCGGCTGGTGCAGGTCGAACTTCTGCCGACCTCGGACGAGTTCAACGAGTCTCACGCCAAGCGCGCTTTGCATGGCGCGGCCCCGTTCACCAAGGGCGAGAAACCGCCCTTTCACACGCCTTTGGACAATTTCGCCAAGCTGCGGCTGTGGCAGCTTGATTATGCGCGGGTGGTTTTCATCGACGCCGATGCGCTGGTCTTGCAAAACATCGACCGGCTTTTCGACTACCCCGAGTTTTCCGCCGCGCCGAATGTCTATGAGAGCCTTGCCGATTTCCACCGGCTGAATTCGGGCGTCTTCACCGCGCGCCCCTCGGATGCGACGTTTCAGGCGATGCTGACGCGGCTGGATCAGCCGGGGCAGTTCTGGCGCCGCACGGATCAGAGCTTTCTCGAGAGCTATTTCCCGAATTGGCACGGCCTGCCGGTTTTCGACAATATGCTGCAATATGTCTGGCTGAACCTGCCGAGCCTGTGGAAATGGACCGACATCCGCGTGCTGCATTTCCAATATGAAAAGCCGTGGCAGGACCATGCGAAAGCCGATCAGCTGCGCGTGCTGATCGACCTGTGGGCCGCGCACGCCAGCGACGGGCCGGTGCCGGATCTCGCCGATCTTCCGCCGCCTCCGGGATTGGCGTAA
- a CDS encoding NAD-dependent epimerase/dehydratase family protein, producing MRIAILGGDGFVGWPTVLHLSDLGHEIHIVDNLSRRWIDTELGVQSLTPMDSIQERCRIWHQLTGKRIHFHLLNLATEYERLKSWLLETKPEAVVHFAEQRAAPYSMKTDRHKVYTVNNNVNATHNLLAALVETGIDAHLVHLGTMGVYGYSSVGAPIPEGYLDIEIDTPTGKKGQQVLYPTRPGSVYHMTKSLDQILFQFYAQNDGLRITDLHQGIVWGTHTDQTRRHEQLINRFDYDGDYGTVLNRFLIQAAIGYPLTVHGTGGQTRAFIHVQDSVRCIELALKDAPAAGERVKIFNQMTETHRIRDLAELVAKQTGAKVAYLPNPRKEADENELIVKNDQFLALGLKPITLAEGLLTEVVEVARKYAHRIDRSRVPAVSAWTKDLAQRVDHDPEGKRLRSVS from the coding sequence ATGCGCATAGCGATTTTGGGCGGCGACGGTTTTGTGGGGTGGCCGACGGTGCTGCACCTGTCTGATCTTGGTCACGAGATCCACATCGTTGACAACCTCTCGCGTCGCTGGATCGACACCGAGCTCGGCGTGCAGTCCCTGACCCCGATGGATTCCATTCAGGAGCGCTGCCGGATCTGGCATCAGCTCACTGGAAAGCGCATCCATTTCCATCTTCTCAACCTTGCCACCGAATATGAGCGGCTCAAAAGCTGGCTCTTGGAAACCAAGCCCGAAGCGGTGGTGCATTTCGCCGAACAGCGCGCCGCGCCCTATTCGATGAAAACCGACCGCCACAAGGTCTATACCGTCAACAACAACGTCAATGCGACGCATAACCTGTTGGCCGCCTTGGTGGAAACCGGCATTGACGCGCATCTTGTCCATCTGGGGACCATGGGCGTTTATGGCTATTCCAGCGTGGGCGCGCCGATCCCGGAAGGTTATCTCGACATCGAGATCGACACACCGACCGGCAAGAAGGGCCAGCAGGTGCTTTATCCGACCCGGCCGGGCTCGGTCTATCACATGACGAAATCGCTCGATCAGATCCTGTTCCAGTTCTACGCCCAGAACGACGGGCTGCGGATCACCGATCTGCATCAGGGCATTGTCTGGGGCACCCATACCGACCAGACCCGCCGCCATGAACAGCTGATCAACCGCTTCGATTATGACGGCGATTATGGCACCGTGCTGAACCGTTTCCTGATCCAGGCGGCGATCGGCTATCCGCTGACCGTCCACGGCACCGGCGGCCAGACCCGCGCCTTCATCCATGTGCAGGATTCGGTGCGCTGCATCGAGCTTGCGCTGAAAGACGCGCCCGCAGCGGGCGAGCGGGTCAAGATCTTCAACCAGATGACCGAGACCCACCGCATCCGCGATCTGGCCGAGCTGGTAGCGAAACAGACCGGCGCCAAGGTCGCCTATCTGCCGAACCCGCGCAAAGAGGCCGATGAGAATGAGCTGATCGTCAAGAATGACCAGTTCCTCGCTTTGGGCCTGAAGCCGATTACGCTGGCCGAGGGGTTGCTGACCGAGGTCGTCGAAGTCGCGCGCAAATATGCTCATCGCATCGACCGCTCGCGCGTGCCGGCGGTCTCGGCCTGGACCAAGGATCTTGCGCAACGGGTTGACCATGACCCCGAGGGCAAGCGGCTGCGTTCGGTCTCGTGA
- a CDS encoding RrF2 family transcriptional regulator: MISQKTKYAIKALTELADEAAAGGHALTIEEIAQRSGAPKRFLEHIMLELRNAGYVGSRRGRAGGYVLIKKPEDISIGELLRQVDGPIAPLPCLSRRSYQRCEDCTDEASCRLRKMFGQVFWSYLLLIESLTLADLVAEGGLPEVANG, translated from the coding sequence ATGATCTCGCAAAAGACCAAATACGCCATCAAGGCCCTGACAGAACTGGCCGATGAAGCGGCCGCAGGCGGCCATGCCCTGACGATCGAAGAGATCGCGCAGCGCTCTGGCGCGCCCAAACGCTTCCTCGAACATATCATGCTTGAGCTGCGCAACGCCGGTTATGTCGGCTCGCGCCGTGGCCGGGCTGGCGGTTATGTGCTGATCAAAAAGCCCGAAGACATCTCGATCGGCGAGCTTTTGCGTCAGGTCGACGGGCCGATTGCGCCTTTGCCCTGCCTGTCGCGGCGGTCCTACCAGCGTTGCGAGGATTGCACTGACGAAGCCTCCTGCCGGTTGCGTAAAATGTTCGGGCAGGTTTTCTGGTCCTATCTGTTGTTGATTGAATCCCTCACTCTGGCCGATCTGGTTGCCGAGGGCGGTTTGCCCGAGGTCGCCAACGGTTGA
- a CDS encoding shikimate dehydrogenase, with translation MSENEHNEPTNVPLAGVIGWPIAHSRSPRLHGHWLQRYGLKGHYVPLPVRPEHLAEVLRTLPRAGFVGVNVTIPHKEAVLALADVVTDRAALIGAANTLIFRPDGKIHADNTDGYGFIANLRQSAPDWIPEFGPAAILGAGGAARAVVASLLDAGVPEVRLANRTRLRAEQIRSEFGARVVVYDWGQAGNMLEGVATAVNATSLGMEGAGSLRVPLDALPPEALATDLVYTPLDTPFLIDARARGCQTVDGLGMLLHQAAPGFERWFGRKPEVDDELRRAVLA, from the coding sequence ATGTCTGAGAACGAACATAACGAACCGACCAACGTGCCTCTTGCCGGCGTGATCGGCTGGCCGATTGCGCATTCGCGCTCGCCGCGCCTGCATGGGCATTGGCTGCAGCGCTATGGCCTCAAGGGCCATTACGTCCCGCTGCCGGTCCGCCCCGAGCATCTCGCCGAAGTCCTGCGCACCCTGCCGCGCGCGGGCTTTGTCGGCGTCAACGTCACCATTCCCCATAAGGAAGCCGTGCTGGCCTTGGCCGATGTGGTCACGGACCGCGCCGCGCTGATCGGGGCGGCGAATACGCTGATCTTCCGCCCGGATGGCAAGATCCACGCCGACAATACCGACGGTTACGGCTTCATCGCCAACCTGCGCCAAAGCGCGCCGGACTGGATCCCGGAATTCGGCCCCGCCGCCATTCTGGGCGCGGGCGGTGCGGCGCGCGCCGTTGTGGCCTCGCTCCTCGATGCGGGCGTGCCCGAGGTGCGGCTGGCCAATCGCACCCGTCTGCGTGCCGAACAGATCCGCAGCGAATTCGGCGCGCGCGTCGTCGTTTATGACTGGGGGCAGGCGGGCAATATGCTGGAAGGCGTCGCCACCGCGGTCAATGCGACCTCGCTTGGCATGGAGGGCGCGGGCTCGCTGCGCGTGCCGCTGGATGCGCTGCCGCCCGAGGCGCTCGCGACCGATCTGGTCTATACGCCGCTCGACACGCCCTTCCTGATCGACGCGCGCGCGCGCGGCTGCCAGACCGTCGATGGTCTGGGCATGTTGCTGCACCAAGCCGCGCCGGGCTTTGAGCGCTGGTTCGGCCGCAAACCCGAGGTCGATGACGAGCTGCGCCGGGCCGTTCTGGCATGA
- the coaE gene encoding dephospho-CoA kinase (Dephospho-CoA kinase (CoaE) performs the final step in coenzyme A biosynthesis.) — protein MSFRLGLTGSIGMGKSTASGIFRELGHPVWDADAAVHQLYAPGGAAVDPVAKAFPTALDAAGGIDRAALKAELAKDANALQRLEAIVHPLVWADRAGFIAAHADAPLVVLDIPLLYEGGAEAQMDGVAVVSAPAEIQRARVLARPGMTEAQFDFILSRQMPDAEKRTRADWIIPSLSLETARTAIMDICAEIMAKRSHA, from the coding sequence ATGAGTTTCCGGCTGGGGCTCACCGGGTCCATCGGCATGGGAAAATCGACGGCCTCTGGCATCTTCCGCGAGCTGGGCCATCCTGTCTGGGATGCGGATGCGGCGGTCCATCAGCTTTACGCCCCCGGCGGCGCGGCGGTTGACCCGGTGGCAAAGGCCTTTCCGACCGCCCTCGACGCGGCAGGCGGCATCGACCGCGCCGCGCTGAAGGCCGAGCTGGCGAAGGACGCAAACGCGCTCCAGCGGCTCGAGGCGATCGTGCATCCGCTGGTCTGGGCCGACCGCGCCGGTTTCATCGCGGCCCATGCCGACGCGCCGCTGGTGGTGCTGGACATCCCGCTCCTTTACGAAGGCGGGGCCGAGGCGCAGATGGACGGGGTCGCGGTCGTTTCCGCCCCGGCCGAGATCCAACGCGCCCGGGTGCTCGCCCGTCCCGGCATGACCGAGGCCCAATTTGACTTCATCCTCTCGCGCCAGATGCCCGATGCCGAAAAGCGGACGCGGGCCGATTGGATCATCCCCTCGCTGAGCCTAGAGACCGCCCGGACGGCGATCATGGACATCTGCGCCGAGATCATGGCAAAACGCTCTCATGCGTGA
- the dnaQ gene encoding DNA polymerase III subunit epsilon, with protein sequence MREIVLDTETTGFDPDTGDRIVEIGALELMNLLPTGRTFHVYINPERSMPKEAFDVHGLGDDFLKDKPKFAEVAQGFVDFIGEDGQLVIHNASFDMKFLNWELKKAGYPGLPNSRATDSLAIARQKFPGAQCSLDALCRRYQIDNSNRTLHGALLDSELLAEVYLALKGGRQPGLVLEDTSLPLAARDALGQSATPRAPRPRALAPRLTSDEAEAHAAFVAKLGDKAVWLRYSASAETKG encoded by the coding sequence ATGCGTGAAATCGTTCTCGATACCGAAACCACAGGCTTCGACCCCGACACCGGCGACCGGATCGTCGAAATCGGCGCGCTCGAGCTGATGAATCTTCTGCCCACCGGGCGGACCTTTCATGTCTATATCAACCCGGAACGGTCGATGCCGAAGGAGGCCTTCGACGTCCACGGGCTGGGCGACGACTTCCTGAAGGACAAACCGAAATTCGCCGAAGTGGCGCAAGGCTTTGTCGATTTCATCGGCGAGGACGGTCAGCTGGTGATCCATAACGCCAGCTTCGACATGAAATTCCTGAACTGGGAGCTGAAAAAGGCGGGCTATCCCGGCCTGCCGAACAGCCGCGCCACCGACAGCCTTGCGATTGCGCGGCAGAAGTTTCCCGGCGCGCAATGCTCGCTGGATGCGTTGTGCCGGCGCTATCAGATCGACAACTCGAACCGGACTTTGCATGGCGCGCTGCTCGACAGCGAGCTTCTGGCCGAGGTCTATCTGGCGCTGAAAGGTGGCCGCCAGCCCGGTCTGGTGCTGGAGGACACCAGCCTGCCTTTGGCCGCGCGCGATGCTTTGGGCCAATCCGCGACGCCGCGCGCCCCGCGCCCGCGCGCGCTTGCCCCGCGCCTGACCTCTGACGAGGCCGAGGCCCATGCCGCTTTCGTGGCAAAGCTCGGCGACAAGGCGGTCTGGCTGCGCTACAGCGCCAGCGCCGAAACCAAGGGCTGA
- a CDS encoding YihY/virulence factor BrkB family protein, whose protein sequence is MLGLRDLWSFINAIFERMDKIHMGLIAAGVAFYAMFAVFPGLTAIFSLWGLWYDPQMIEQYTHLADEFIPAGAAGILHDQVEVLINAGPTQLGWTTAISFGIATIAARAGVEALVRGLNAAYGVRSHSTIFSFILAYILTLALVGVVLLGLATIVIGPLAINFLTIGPLQSWLNSTVPFAAMFLIVLFAIGILYRYGPNTRPRTPIFTWGALIAALVWAAASYGFSAYLASFNSYNRIYGSIGAVVALLMWFWLGGWSVMLGAIINVEMGRRRRVTRIKGARSQRKAEEG, encoded by the coding sequence ATGCTCGGCCTGCGCGACCTGTGGTCCTTCATCAACGCGATTTTCGAGCGGATGGACAAGATCCACATGGGGCTGATCGCGGCGGGTGTGGCCTTCTACGCGATGTTTGCGGTCTTCCCCGGCCTGACGGCGATCTTTTCGCTCTGGGGCCTGTGGTACGACCCGCAGATGATCGAGCAATATACCCATCTGGCCGATGAATTCATCCCGGCCGGGGCGGCAGGGATCCTGCACGATCAGGTCGAGGTGCTGATCAATGCCGGTCCCACCCAGCTTGGCTGGACCACGGCGATTTCCTTCGGCATCGCGACCATCGCCGCCCGCGCCGGGGTCGAGGCTTTGGTGCGCGGGTTGAACGCGGCCTACGGCGTGCGCTCGCATTCCACGATCTTCAGCTTCATCCTCGCCTATATCCTGACGCTGGCTCTGGTCGGCGTGGTGCTGCTGGGGCTGGCGACCATCGTTATCGGGCCGCTGGCGATCAACTTTCTGACGATCGGGCCGCTGCAAAGCTGGCTCAATTCGACCGTGCCCTTCGCGGCCATGTTCCTGATCGTCCTTTTCGCGATCGGCATCCTCTACCGCTACGGGCCGAACACGCGGCCGCGCACGCCGATCTTCACCTGGGGCGCGCTGATCGCCGCGCTGGTCTGGGCGGCAGCCTCCTATGGCTTTTCGGCCTATCTCGCGAGCTTCAACAGCTACAACCGCATCTATGGCTCGATCGGGGCGGTCGTGGCGCTTCTGATGTGGTTCTGGCTCGGCGGCTGGTCGGTGATGCTGGGCGCGATCATCAACGTCGAGATGGGACGGCGCCGCCGCGTCACCCGCATCAAGGGCGCGCGCAGCCAGCGCAAAGCCGAGGAGGGCTAG
- a CDS encoding helix-turn-helix domain-containing protein produces MLMKSLQVKSPEVLQTRMANALLLLADGLPAEDVAGLLFLDEATVAGWQKIYAKRNRAA; encoded by the coding sequence ATGCTGATGAAATCTCTGCAAGTGAAGTCCCCCGAGGTGCTTCAGACGCGGATGGCCAATGCGCTTTTGCTGCTCGCCGACGGGCTGCCGGCGGAAGATGTTGCGGGGCTGCTTTTTCTCGATGAGGCGACCGTCGCAGGCTGGCAAAAGATCTATGCCAAGCGCAACCGGGCGGCCTGA
- a CDS encoding calcium-binding protein produces MANLTVYPEGDYLYGTLDDDRIETLYDPLRPHRFIYGRDGNDLIIVNSWNLTRDDPRYQTLPRYQQGDHIDGGAGNDTIYGNSIGNNLFGGAGDDVIYCGSPSSGAPSAQPDLDDYATGGEGNDRLYGQGGNDWLRGDGGDDYVNGGAGQDTLDGAAGNDTLVGEGGHDSAQGGRGNDFLFGGAGSDTLSGGEGNDKLNGGTGADALFGDLGHDTLSGGLGHDSLDGGSGNDLLRGGAGNDLLKGGPGHDTLYGDAGADTLIGGRGKDLLFGGAGADHFVFTALSDSTVQKAGRDVSGDFVQSQDKIDLSQIDANLLRAGDQAFSFIGSDGFHGRAGELRTETSGRNLIVYGDVNGDGRADFAIELTGVKSLTASDFIL; encoded by the coding sequence ATGGCCAACCTGACTGTTTATCCCGAAGGCGACTATCTTTACGGCACGCTCGATGATGATCGGATCGAGACACTCTACGATCCCCTTCGTCCCCATCGGTTCATCTATGGTCGCGACGGCAATGACCTGATCATCGTCAATTCCTGGAACCTGACCCGCGACGATCCACGCTATCAAACCCTGCCGCGCTACCAGCAAGGCGACCATATCGATGGCGGAGCCGGGAACGACACCATCTATGGAAACAGCATTGGAAACAATCTGTTCGGCGGAGCCGGAGATGATGTGATCTATTGCGGCAGCCCCAGCTCTGGCGCGCCATCGGCGCAGCCGGATCTGGATGACTACGCAACGGGCGGTGAGGGCAACGACCGCCTTTATGGTCAGGGCGGGAACGACTGGCTTCGTGGAGATGGCGGAGACGATTACGTCAACGGCGGCGCAGGGCAGGACACGCTTGATGGAGCTGCCGGCAATGACACGCTTGTCGGCGAGGGCGGCCATGATTCTGCCCAAGGGGGCCGCGGGAATGATTTTCTCTTCGGCGGCGCGGGCAGCGACACGCTGAGTGGCGGTGAGGGCAACGACAAGCTGAACGGCGGCACGGGCGCGGATGCTTTGTTCGGAGATCTCGGGCATGACACGCTCTCGGGCGGGCTCGGACATGACTCGCTCGATGGCGGCAGCGGAAACGATCTGCTGCGCGGCGGAGCGGGGAACGACCTTTTGAAGGGAGGGCCCGGCCATGACACGCTTTATGGCGACGCGGGAGCGGACACGCTGATCGGTGGGCGCGGAAAGGATCTGCTCTTCGGCGGTGCGGGGGCTGATCACTTCGTCTTCACTGCGCTTTCCGATTCGACCGTGCAGAAAGCCGGGCGCGATGTGAGCGGGGATTTCGTGCAGAGTCAGGACAAGATCGACCTTTCGCAGATCGACGCGAACCTTTTGCGCGCGGGGGATCAGGCGTTTTCCTTCATCGGCAGCGACGGTTTCCATGGCCGCGCCGGAGAGCTGCGCACCGAAACCTCTGGCCGTAATCTGATTGTCTATGGCGATGTGAACGGCGACGGGAGGGCAGATTTCGCGATCGAGCTGACCGGGGTGAAATCCCTGACGGCAAGCGATTTCATTCTCTGA
- a CDS encoding histidine kinase dimerization/phosphoacceptor domain -containing protein, which translates to MLSRIHERLEFTKGLGFRLGSLLSVAILPIGLISVIQTLHLSREYERSAEIALLGRTASAAAGERALLQGALGSADALGPAVLETLSNPTACSEIMARFIESTAIFAYAGFTTMKGQSACSSIGGSYDLSATQQFQAFSANPGTLVSSADNDPITGGSIVTVSQPLFRGDELLGYIAVAMSRDLLRSSHVGSYGTEGARILTFNNLGQVLSFDKDGDDDFDSILPAGKSLTSLLSRSETTFRDTANSGENRVFSVVPVVPGLVYALGSWNREQSGIAGIDLSRLAAMVLPIVLWLVSLIVAYFAVYRLVLRHIRELRGQMRRFAIGDRSVAPPVLVNAPAEIADVSHTFHNMARILMRDEEALEEAVQEKTVLLKEVHHRVKNNLQLIASIINMQSRLIDHDQARRVLRSVQDRVASLATIYRNLYQAEHLDAVEADRLISDIINQMVNASVEPGQGLQVETRLEPLTLLPDQAVPLSLLATEAFTNAIKYAGTFENGEKPWVRVTLGPDSRPNWAVIEVANSVPSVKDTRIEGTGLGSQLIEAFAMQLDGEAEIEHSADTYSLRLRFRVEAVPSRPVEGREQTVVLTSAARPGATH; encoded by the coding sequence GTGCTGTCGCGGATTCACGAAAGGCTTGAATTCACCAAAGGGCTTGGCTTCCGTCTGGGCAGCCTGCTGTCCGTGGCCATTCTGCCGATCGGTCTGATCTCGGTTATCCAAACGCTGCATCTGTCGCGCGAATATGAACGCTCGGCCGAGATCGCCTTGCTGGGCCGGACCGCCTCTGCCGCAGCCGGAGAGCGCGCGCTCTTGCAAGGGGCGCTTGGCAGCGCCGATGCGCTTGGTCCGGCGGTGCTCGAAACCCTGAGCAACCCCACCGCCTGCTCGGAAATCATGGCGCGTTTCATCGAAAGCACCGCGATTTTCGCCTATGCTGGCTTTACCACGATGAAGGGCCAGTCGGCCTGTTCGTCCATCGGCGGCTCTTACGACCTGTCGGCCACCCAGCAATTCCAGGCCTTTTCGGCCAATCCCGGCACGCTGGTGTCCTCGGCGGACAACGACCCGATCACCGGGGGCTCGATTGTCACGGTCTCGCAGCCGCTGTTTCGCGGCGATGAGCTGCTCGGCTATATCGCGGTGGCGATGTCGCGCGATCTGCTGCGGTCAAGCCATGTCGGCAGCTATGGCACCGAAGGCGCGCGCATCCTGACCTTCAACAATCTCGGTCAGGTGCTGTCCTTCGATAAGGACGGCGATGATGATTTCGACTCGATCCTGCCCGCGGGGAAAAGCCTGACCTCGTTGCTGTCGCGCAGTGAAACCACCTTCCGCGACACAGCAAACAGCGGCGAGAACCGGGTGTTCAGCGTGGTCCCGGTCGTGCCGGGGCTGGTCTATGCGCTTGGCAGCTGGAACCGCGAGCAATCGGGGATCGCCGGGATCGACCTGTCGCGGCTGGCGGCGATGGTCCTGCCGATCGTGCTGTGGCTGGTTTCGCTGATCGTTGCCTATTTCGCGGTCTACCGGCTGGTTCTGCGCCATATCCGAGAGCTGCGCGGCCAGATGCGCCGCTTTGCGATCGGCGATCGCTCGGTGGCGCCGCCGGTTCTGGTCAATGCCCCGGCCGAGATCGCCGATGTCAGCCATACGTTCCACAATATGGCCCGGATCCTCATGCGCGACGAAGAGGCGCTGGAAGAGGCGGTGCAGGAAAAGACCGTCCTGCTCAAAGAGGTTCATCACCGGGTCAAGAACAACCTCCAGCTCATCGCCTCGATCATCAATATGCAAAGCCGGTTGATTGACCACGATCAGGCGCGGCGCGTGCTGCGCTCTGTGCAGGACCGGGTGGCGTCGCTGGCGACGATTTACCGCAATCTCTATCAGGCCGAGCATCTCGATGCGGTCGAGGCGGATCGGCTGATCTCTGACATTATCAACCAGATGGTGAATGCCTCGGTCGAGCCGGGTCAGGGGCTTCAGGTCGAAACCCGGCTCGAGCCGCTGACGCTGCTGCCCGATCAGGCGGTGCCCCTGTCGCTTCTGGCTACCGAGGCGTTTACCAATGCGATCAAATATGCGGGCACGTTTGAAAACGGGGAAAAGCCCTGGGTCCGGGTCACGCTGGGACCGGACAGCCGCCCGAATTGGGCTGTGATCGAGGTTGCGAATTCGGTGCCCTCGGTCAAGGACACCCGCATCGAGGGCACTGGGCTCGGCAGCCAGCTGATCGAGGCCTTCGCCATGCAGCTCGACGGCGAGGCCGAGATCGAGCACAGCGCGGACACCTATTCGCTGCGGCTGCGCTTCCGGGTCGAGGCCGTGCCCTCGCGTCCGGTCGAGGGCCGCGAGCAGACCGTGGTCCTGACCTCGGCCGCGCGTCCGGGCGCGACGCATTAA
- a CDS encoding RNA polymerase sigma factor — translation MTANHGDPREELVQHLPALRAFALSLARDGSAADDLVQDTIVKAWTHIDKFQAGTNLRAWLFTILRNTFYSARRKTRREVNDTDGIYAAQQTSRPDHDGRLALNDFRVAFQQLPDEQREALILVGASGFSYEEAASMTGVAVGTVKSRANRGRRRLAELLHLEEGEELDMTDSTTLAVMTQNHPVLR, via the coding sequence ATGACTGCTAATCACGGCGATCCGCGGGAAGAGCTCGTCCAGCATCTGCCCGCCCTGCGCGCCTTCGCCCTGTCTCTGGCGCGAGACGGGTCTGCCGCCGACGATCTTGTTCAGGATACGATCGTCAAGGCTTGGACGCATATCGACAAGTTTCAGGCCGGGACCAACCTGCGCGCCTGGCTGTTCACAATTTTGCGAAACACATTTTATTCGGCGCGCCGCAAGACCCGGCGCGAGGTCAATGACACCGACGGGATCTATGCCGCACAGCAAACCTCACGTCCTGACCATGACGGCCGTCTGGCGCTGAACGATTTCCGCGTCGCTTTCCAACAACTTCCCGATGAACAGCGCGAGGCGTTAATTCTGGTCGGAGCTTCAGGCTTTTCCTATGAGGAAGCTGCAAGTATGACGGGAGTCGCCGTCGGTACAGTCAAGTCACGCGCGAATCGTGGCCGCCGCCGACTTGCAGAGCTTCTGCATCTTGAAGAAGGGGAAGAGCTGGATATGACCGATAGCACGACACTCGCCGTGATGACCCAGAACCACCCCGTCCTGCGCTAA
- a CDS encoding NepR family anti-sigma factor encodes MNTKREERKRTELEKQIDENLKRVYEEATIQDIPDRFLDLLEKLRAQE; translated from the coding sequence ATGAATACCAAGCGTGAAGAACGCAAACGAACAGAGCTGGAAAAGCAAATCGACGAGAATCTGAAGCGCGTTTACGAAGAGGCGACGATCCAGGATATTCCCGACCGTTTTCTCGACCTGCTAGAGAAATTGCGTGCACAGGAATGA